The Vibrio astriarenae genome contains a region encoding:
- a CDS encoding tail virion protein G7P-2 has protein sequence MTVEQFDSLWLLVFCIGLFVCFGLGCIWGGQR, from the coding sequence ATGACAGTTGAGCAATTTGATTCACTTTGGTTATTGGTTTTTTGCATAGGTCTATTCGTATGTTTTGGCCTTGGCTGCATTTGGGGAGGACAACGTTAA
- a CDS encoding G5P family DNA-binding protein, which translates to MLKIEVFPENAHVTTRTIPGKDNKPPRTIYEQTAYAYLGGKFPVEMKLSLEEGQPAYVAGNYTIHSSSFVVNNFGGLELKRFGMLIEPLEPEI; encoded by the coding sequence ATGCTCAAAATAGAAGTTTTCCCAGAGAACGCACATGTAACTACTCGCACAATACCAGGTAAGGACAATAAGCCTCCGCGTACAATTTATGAACAAACCGCGTACGCATATTTGGGGGGTAAATTTCCTGTAGAAATGAAACTAAGTCTAGAAGAAGGTCAACCTGCCTATGTTGCTGGAAATTACACAATTCATAGCTCTAGTTTTGTCGTTAACAATTTTGGTGGCCTTGAATTGAAACGTTTTGGGATGTTAATTGAACCTCTTGAGCCTGAAATTTAA
- the matP gene encoding macrodomain Ter protein MatP — translation MKYQQLENLECGWKWQYLIKKWKDGDNITRYVDTSEQKAAVDQLREMESVPTLVLEWIEEHMSEELDVKLKQAIRAKRKRHYNAEQIHTRKKSIDLDYRVWEKLSYRANELGCTLSDAIEYLLSEASRSEKATQTVSSLKEDLNKLLQE, via the coding sequence ATGAAATACCAGCAATTAGAAAACTTAGAATGTGGATGGAAATGGCAGTACCTAATTAAAAAGTGGAAAGATGGCGATAACATCACTCGTTACGTTGATACCAGTGAGCAGAAAGCGGCAGTGGATCAACTAAGAGAGATGGAGTCTGTTCCGACACTCGTTTTAGAGTGGATTGAAGAACATATGTCTGAAGAGCTTGATGTTAAACTCAAGCAGGCTATTCGAGCAAAACGCAAACGTCACTACAACGCAGAACAAATTCACACTCGTAAGAAATCAATCGACTTAGACTACCGAGTGTGGGAAAAGCTCTCTTATCGTGCAAATGAGTTGGGCTGTACATTGTCAGATGCTATTGAATATTTACTGTCAGAAGCTTCACGCAGCGAAAAAGCCACGCAAACCGTAAGTTCACTGAAAGAAGATCTGAACAAGTTACTGCAGGAGTAA
- a CDS encoding replication endonuclease, with product MKLDRKEIEIKMAAKTTANDAIHQNTFARRFFPRLPAIVRNDVRRKVEARTRRKNPTKENVSKTASDAVKFGLSVAQHIENRFSFVDCRKGARTEPLTHNILMRDDALNKFAGKYADKCADLLSNLEADKHSSFIGALYAVYSEQKALLETIHISPPMVNFKTKDAELLEEMLTAAVLKMQSEKWLESRLLRLRANYIEYSQIALSRVGDKGHQSHYVSEISFGNWKRKQRESEQYMKSMSVYNEDTGEHFLLEEVAKRTIANPENRRIEMMVRSRGFEELAEEMGYTALFITWTLPSRFHRNSPKWDGSSVKDGHAELMYQWSLARAKLAKAEIQYFGFRVAEPHKDATSHAHYFLFCSPKVKASILSILEGEALALDRAELGDDTSPRFDVKEADPSKGGATAYIAKYVSKNINGKHMPETQAEESAFKVRAWASVHRIRQFQQFGGEPVSLWRSLRRATAEQTKEDEQLEELRQAADSSKWALFCKLAHGAKLAYKSKKNDYGETIHKIVGFEWLGQVIETASECYSLVKTKDVKRLLKSRGTASWSTENNCNPWLEQQLKTVTGWDSARLTECISLLYEGRWCMVDEYQSVRLKDGQLLVSN from the coding sequence ATGAAGCTTGATCGCAAAGAGATAGAAATCAAAATGGCGGCAAAAACGACCGCCAATGATGCTATCCATCAAAACACCTTTGCCCGCCGTTTTTTCCCACGCTTGCCCGCCATTGTTCGTAACGATGTAAGGCGTAAAGTGGAGGCGAGAACCCGCCGCAAAAACCCCACAAAAGAGAACGTGAGTAAAACAGCGAGTGACGCAGTCAAGTTTGGCTTGAGTGTCGCCCAGCACATAGAAAACCGCTTTTCTTTTGTCGATTGTCGCAAAGGGGCACGCACTGAGCCGCTGACGCACAATATTTTGATGCGTGATGATGCGCTCAACAAGTTCGCGGGTAAATACGCCGATAAGTGTGCGGATTTACTATCAAATCTTGAAGCGGATAAGCACAGCTCGTTTATTGGCGCGTTGTATGCGGTTTATAGCGAGCAAAAAGCGCTCCTTGAGACCATTCATATCAGCCCGCCGATGGTCAATTTCAAAACGAAAGACGCGGAATTATTAGAGGAAATGCTGACGGCGGCAGTGTTGAAAATGCAGTCTGAAAAATGGCTTGAATCGCGCTTGCTGCGTCTGCGTGCCAACTACATTGAATATTCACAAATCGCGTTGAGCCGTGTCGGTGATAAAGGGCATCAAAGCCATTACGTATCGGAGATTTCATTTGGTAACTGGAAGCGTAAACAGCGTGAATCTGAACAGTACATGAAATCAATGAGTGTCTACAACGAGGACACGGGCGAGCACTTCCTATTGGAGGAAGTCGCCAAACGTACCATTGCCAACCCCGAAAACCGCCGCATTGAAATGATGGTGCGCTCACGTGGGTTTGAAGAATTAGCCGAGGAAATGGGCTACACGGCGCTGTTTATTACATGGACGTTGCCAAGCCGCTTTCACCGCAATTCACCAAAGTGGGACGGGTCAAGCGTGAAAGACGGTCACGCCGAGCTGATGTATCAATGGTCACTCGCTCGCGCAAAGCTGGCGAAAGCGGAAATTCAATATTTCGGTTTTCGTGTTGCCGAGCCACACAAAGACGCGACCAGTCACGCGCACTATTTCTTGTTTTGTTCGCCAAAGGTTAAGGCAAGCATTCTCAGCATATTGGAAGGGGAAGCGCTGGCGCTCGACCGTGCCGAGCTTGGCGACGATACCTCACCGCGTTTTGATGTAAAAGAAGCCGATCCAAGTAAGGGCGGCGCAACGGCGTACATTGCCAAATACGTCTCCAAGAACATCAACGGCAAGCACATGCCAGAAACCCAAGCCGAAGAAAGTGCGTTCAAAGTGCGTGCTTGGGCTTCGGTTCACCGCATCCGCCAGTTTCAGCAGTTTGGTGGCGAGCCCGTGTCACTGTGGCGCAGTCTACGCCGAGCAACCGCCGAGCAAACGAAAGAAGATGAGCAACTCGAAGAGCTTCGACAGGCGGCAGATTCATCAAAATGGGCGCTGTTTTGCAAGTTAGCGCACGGCGCAAAACTCGCCTACAAATCAAAGAAAAATGACTACGGCGAAACCATCCACAAAATCGTGGGGTTTGAGTGGTTGGGTCAAGTGATCGAAACCGCAAGCGAGTGCTATTCGCTTGTAAAAACGAAAGACGTGAAGCGTCTTTTAAAAAGCCGTGGAACGGCGTCTTGGAGCACTGAAAATAACTGTAACCCGTGGCTTGAACAGCAACTAAAAACGGTTACTGGTTGGGACAGTGCTCGTTTAACGGAGTGCATTTCTCTGCTTTATGAGGGGCGGTGGTGCATGGTAGATGAATATCAATCTGTCCGACTCAAAGACGGGCAATTATTGGTCAGCAACTAA
- a CDS encoding helix-turn-helix domain-containing protein — protein sequence MLIPMSNQDLNRFKVLQDVRDRRLRQVDAAEILNLSPRQVRRLLVQLSLHGAQSLAHAARGRPSNRRYADDFRMQVLEIVRAQYADFSPTFALEKLIEQHNLKVSKETLRQLLF from the coding sequence ATGTTAATCCCTATGAGTAACCAAGACCTAAACCGATTTAAAGTACTGCAAGATGTTCGTGATCGTCGTCTTCGTCAAGTTGACGCGGCAGAGATCCTAAACCTCTCTCCACGACAAGTTCGACGCTTACTTGTCCAACTAAGCCTTCATGGTGCACAAAGCCTTGCTCATGCTGCTCGCGGTCGACCAAGTAACCGTCGTTATGCGGATGACTTTCGGATGCAAGTTTTGGAGATAGTTCGAGCCCAGTATGCTGACTTTTCTCCGACCTTTGCCCTCGAAAAGCTAATTGAGCAACACAACTTGAAGGTCTCCAAAGAAACACTCCGGCAATTGCTGTTTTGA
- a CDS encoding helix-turn-helix transcriptional regulator — MIKDVLRAARMRKNLTQQDVAERIKVAKQTYLKWENGETEPKASQIQKLSETLNISANEICRGEESNKMELQDFIVELSIKDMPREVVIMTTWEMLDDHREFLKELDDFKRR; from the coding sequence GTGATTAAAGATGTACTTCGAGCTGCAAGAATGAGAAAAAACCTAACTCAACAAGATGTGGCAGAAAGAATCAAAGTTGCAAAGCAGACATATCTAAAATGGGAAAACGGCGAGACAGAGCCAAAAGCCAGTCAGATCCAAAAGCTTTCAGAAACACTCAACATCTCTGCTAATGAAATCTGTAGAGGAGAAGAATCCAACAAAATGGAACTGCAAGATTTTATTGTAGAATTATCAATAAAGGATATGCCGAGAGAAGTTGTCATCATGACAACATGGGAAATGCTCGATGATCACAGAGAGTTTTTGAAAGAGTTAGACGACTTCAAAAGAAGATGA
- a CDS encoding phage/plasmid replication protein, II/X family produces the protein MFFIDQLFIQQDYPDGGLPFVGTHVIERVDMETGEKLPPNVNQKILEGSYSTKLTIRCNGNRVRVEGNPSRWQRMDNLFGLKSIDQCVEVYNHVLSKYGLPPFTKNTRLSHRQTSEKKSSTLVGDGAEITLIDWTRNHMVGHGHETSFIRGMSSMQIGRGREPKLYPNGMTCNWGEASEWMMTKLYCKAFELEKHLKKSKRRKTTTEDQINYIDKLITYCQKQGVVREEHSLRQKLLKRHNLQFYGLVTEQDFHAHLNDIEYAMNTLHATHDEHQSIADQLLEVAAVDSIRQANTTMNYFTMWQHGVDLRGVLKQSQFYEHKSRLKKIGIDIAQPFDVSRMCPTLKRSEVIEVRPLTVPEWYQLPQVAQSNILPFKAVA, from the coding sequence TTGTTCTTCATTGACCAACTATTCATACAACAAGATTACCCTGACGGAGGTCTACCTTTCGTCGGTACTCATGTTATTGAAAGGGTTGATATGGAGACTGGCGAAAAGCTTCCCCCGAATGTAAACCAAAAAATACTTGAAGGTTCATACAGCACTAAGCTAACTATTCGTTGTAATGGTAACCGTGTCAGAGTCGAAGGCAATCCATCTCGTTGGCAACGCATGGATAATCTTTTTGGATTGAAGTCTATTGACCAGTGTGTCGAGGTTTATAACCATGTTTTGTCCAAATATGGCTTACCACCATTCACAAAAAACACTCGTTTAAGTCACCGTCAAACCTCTGAAAAAAAATCGTCAACACTTGTCGGTGACGGTGCAGAAATCACATTAATCGATTGGACTCGAAATCACATGGTTGGACATGGCCATGAAACATCATTTATTCGTGGTATGTCATCGATGCAAATAGGGCGTGGTAGAGAGCCAAAACTTTATCCAAACGGCATGACTTGCAATTGGGGTGAAGCTTCAGAGTGGATGATGACAAAGCTATATTGCAAAGCATTTGAATTAGAAAAGCATCTCAAGAAAAGTAAACGAAGAAAAACAACTACAGAAGATCAGATTAACTACATCGATAAATTAATCACTTATTGTCAAAAACAAGGCGTTGTACGCGAAGAACATAGTCTAAGACAGAAATTATTGAAACGTCACAACTTACAATTTTATGGGCTAGTAACAGAACAAGACTTTCATGCACATTTAAATGATATTGAGTACGCTATGAACACACTACACGCAACACATGATGAGCATCAATCTATAGCAGACCAACTTTTAGAAGTCGCTGCTGTCGACTCAATTCGACAAGCGAACACCACAATGAATTATTTTACCATGTGGCAGCATGGTGTTGATTTGCGTGGTGTTTTGAAGCAAAGCCAATTTTATGAACACAAATCGAGGTTAAAAAAAATTGGTATTGATATTGCTCAACCTTTCGATGTTAGTCGTATGTGTCCAACACTGAAACGTTCAGAGGTCATTGAAGTTAGGCCACTTACTGTTCCTGAGTGGTATCAATTGCCTCAGGTTGCTCAATCAAACATCTTGCCATTTAAAGCAGTCGCATAG
- a CDS encoding tail virion protein G7P-2 yields MVFCIGLFVCFGLGCIWGGQR; encoded by the coding sequence TTGGTTTTTTGCATAGGTCTATTCGTATGTTTTGGCCTTGGCTGCATTTGGGGAGGACAACGTTAA
- a CDS encoding helix-turn-helix domain-containing protein, which produces MNFTNVLLDRVKSRFALTSDYQLAKKLGCSTGRVSNWRTGRNPMDWDIVFEIADMLELDDQFVVQNLLTEKYKNPRLINALRSPALV; this is translated from the coding sequence ATGAACTTTACAAACGTTCTTTTAGACAGAGTGAAATCCCGCTTTGCGCTTACCTCCGACTATCAATTAGCTAAGAAATTGGGCTGCTCTACTGGTCGCGTGTCGAATTGGCGCACAGGGCGCAATCCTATGGACTGGGATATTGTATTTGAAATCGCTGATATGCTGGAGTTGGACGATCAATTTGTTGTGCAAAATCTACTCACTGAAAAGTATAAAAACCCTCGCCTAATCAATGCCTTACGTAGCCCTGCACTAGTCTAA